A genomic window from Variovorax paradoxus includes:
- a CDS encoding DMT family transporter encodes MMDRNLSAGLLAALAAAFIGSAWQLVSRHGVTTTLGPMELALMRYGIPALLLAPLWFGSKRIAPKASRLVLALLVIGGGLPFGLLVLAGAQWAPASHMGIFMAGSLPLFTAIGAWLHKGQKVEGLRLVGLACIAIGMALFAAGSFRGGSLDWRGDLLFLAAAMLWAVHSLAFAHCGLTPWQGAAFVNGWSALTLLPVLLIVGAPQLLSAPWPDIALQATTQGVVAGVLGLVVYMVAVARLGAPRASLSAALVPVLTTLGAAVWMNEPITGAVLLALALVVPGIVLASGAVRR; translated from the coding sequence ATGATGGATCGCAATCTTTCCGCCGGCCTGCTCGCCGCGCTGGCCGCAGCCTTCATCGGCAGCGCCTGGCAACTCGTTTCGCGCCACGGCGTGACCACCACGCTCGGGCCGATGGAACTGGCGCTGATGCGCTACGGCATCCCCGCACTGCTGCTCGCGCCGCTGTGGTTCGGCAGCAAGCGCATCGCGCCGAAGGCTTCGCGGCTGGTGCTCGCGCTGCTAGTCATCGGCGGCGGCCTGCCCTTCGGACTGCTGGTGCTGGCCGGCGCGCAATGGGCGCCCGCGAGCCACATGGGCATCTTCATGGCAGGCAGCCTGCCGCTCTTCACAGCCATTGGCGCGTGGCTTCACAAGGGGCAGAAGGTCGAGGGCCTCAGGCTTGTTGGGCTGGCCTGCATTGCCATCGGCATGGCGCTGTTCGCTGCGGGGAGCTTTCGCGGCGGCTCGCTCGACTGGCGCGGTGATCTGCTCTTCCTTGCGGCGGCCATGTTGTGGGCCGTGCACTCGCTCGCGTTCGCGCACTGCGGGCTCACGCCGTGGCAAGGCGCGGCGTTCGTGAACGGGTGGTCGGCGCTGACGCTTTTGCCTGTGCTGCTGATCGTCGGTGCACCGCAGCTGCTCAGCGCGCCATGGCCCGATATCGCGCTGCAAGCCACGACGCAAGGCGTGGTCGCGGGAGTGCTTGGGCTGGTGGTCTACATGGTGGCCGTCGCGCGGCTCGGCGCGCCGCGCGCGTCGCTGTCGGCGGCGCTGGTGCCGGTGCTGACCACACTGGGCGCGGCGGTCTGGATGAACGAACCGATCACCGGCGCGGTGCTTCTGGCCCTGGCGCTGGTGGTGCCGGGGATCGTGCTGGCGAGCGGTGCGGTCCGGCGGTGA
- a CDS encoding helix-turn-helix domain-containing protein yields the protein MPQERTLLYTGHEFTVEHVRSHAQQGPDWSIPYTLESRRIIFPVGRTVLDVRTGNGTWLVDGLTAMQFCDAMVYQLRPVVHAARHSMVVSRHRPSRADAAPVFCLLSPRSLYRVHAAQRQLRAGDAGADAIASLVDELGMSRRQLPLTGAVIRAKRLLAETADREAKLPMREVADAVSRSPFHLARSFRQQTGLSLHQYRQHLRLAVAMERLVDGDSDLAGIAHDLGYCSQSHLGAVFRREVGVTLGEARRVLAGSARI from the coding sequence ATGCCACAGGAACGCACCCTCCTCTACACCGGACACGAGTTCACGGTCGAGCACGTGCGCTCCCACGCGCAGCAAGGGCCTGACTGGAGCATCCCCTACACGCTGGAATCGCGGCGCATCATCTTCCCGGTGGGCCGCACGGTGCTAGATGTGCGCACGGGCAACGGCACCTGGCTGGTCGACGGGCTCACCGCCATGCAGTTCTGCGACGCCATGGTCTATCAACTGCGGCCGGTGGTGCATGCAGCCCGACACAGCATGGTCGTCAGTCGGCATCGGCCGTCTCGCGCAGATGCGGCGCCGGTGTTCTGCCTGCTTTCACCACGGTCGCTGTACCGGGTTCACGCGGCGCAGCGGCAACTGCGTGCGGGCGATGCCGGTGCCGATGCCATCGCTTCACTGGTCGATGAACTCGGCATGTCGCGCCGGCAACTGCCGCTGACGGGTGCGGTCATTCGCGCGAAGCGGCTGCTCGCGGAAACCGCCGACCGGGAGGCGAAGCTCCCGATGCGCGAAGTGGCCGACGCAGTCTCGCGCTCGCCATTCCATCTGGCACGCAGCTTCCGGCAGCAGACTGGCCTGAGCCTTCATCAGTACCGCCAGCATCTGCGGCTCGCAGTAGCCATGGAGCGGCTCGTCGATGGCGACAGCGACCTCGCGGGCATCGCGCACGACCTCGGCTATTGCAGCCAGAGCCACCTGGGCGCGGTGTTCCGCCGCGAAGTGGGCGTGACGCTGGGCGAAGCCCGCCGCGTGCTCGCCGGCAGCGCACGAATTTGA
- a CDS encoding phosphodiesterase: MLIAQISDPHVRPAGQLYQGVADSNRMFEEAIDHLHALDRKPDLVLLTGDLVDDGRPEEYAQVRHLLAKLTIPYLVIPGNHDHRENFRAAFADHAYLPAEGALHYCIDDHAVRIVALDSCIPGLHHGGIDAQGLEWLRRTLEADRIKPTLLMLHHPPFVSGIPYMDTYRYMDTAPLEAIVRGAPNIELVLCGHVHRTMLRRWAGTVVCSCPSSTTEIALQLAADAAPASYMGRPGCMLHLWDEVHGMVSHVSHIGKMQGPYPFA, translated from the coding sequence ATGCTCATCGCACAGATCTCCGACCCCCACGTCCGCCCCGCCGGCCAGCTCTACCAGGGCGTGGCCGATTCGAACCGAATGTTCGAGGAAGCCATCGACCACCTGCACGCGCTCGACCGCAAGCCCGACCTGGTGCTGCTGACCGGTGACCTTGTCGACGACGGCCGGCCCGAGGAATACGCACAGGTGCGGCACCTGCTCGCGAAGCTGACGATTCCGTACCTCGTGATTCCCGGCAACCACGACCACCGCGAGAACTTTCGTGCGGCCTTCGCGGACCACGCGTACCTGCCGGCCGAAGGCGCGCTGCACTACTGCATCGACGACCACGCGGTGCGTATCGTGGCGCTGGACTCGTGCATTCCCGGCCTTCACCATGGCGGCATCGATGCGCAAGGATTGGAGTGGCTGCGGCGCACGCTCGAAGCCGACCGCATCAAGCCGACGCTGCTGATGCTGCATCACCCGCCCTTCGTGAGCGGCATTCCCTACATGGATACGTACCGCTACATGGACACGGCGCCGCTCGAGGCCATCGTGCGCGGCGCCCCCAACATCGAGCTGGTGCTGTGCGGCCACGTGCACCGCACCATGCTGCGGCGCTGGGCGGGCACGGTCGTGTGTTCATGCCCGAGCAGCACGACCGAGATCGCGCTGCAGCTGGCCGCCGATGCGGCGCCGGCCTCCTACATGGGCCGGCCCGGCTGCATGCTGCATCTGTGGGACGAGGTGCACGGCATGGTGAGCCATGTGAGCCACATCGGGAAGATGCAAGGGCCTTATCCGTTTGCGTGA
- a CDS encoding nitroreductase has product MNVQDAIATRRSVRDFLDTPVPGDVIRRVVEQALRAPSGGNLQPWHLHVVGGEKLAELKAIMRTRVQEAPTGEGSEYDIYPRELVAPYRDRRFAVGEAMYARLGIPREDKAARREWFARNYQFFGAPLALFCSVDRRMGPPQWSDLGMMLQNVMLLLRGEGLDSCPQECWAIYPQTIGQFIALPPERMLFTGMSIGYADRSRPLDALVTERAPLADVAEFVGI; this is encoded by the coding sequence ATGAACGTTCAGGACGCCATCGCCACCCGCCGCTCGGTGCGCGACTTTCTCGACACGCCGGTGCCCGGCGATGTCATCCGCCGCGTCGTCGAGCAGGCGCTGCGCGCGCCTTCGGGCGGAAACCTGCAGCCGTGGCACCTGCATGTGGTGGGTGGAGAAAAACTCGCCGAGCTCAAGGCGATCATGCGCACGCGCGTGCAGGAGGCGCCCACCGGCGAAGGCAGCGAGTACGACATCTACCCGCGCGAGCTTGTCGCGCCATACCGCGACCGCCGCTTCGCCGTGGGCGAGGCGATGTATGCGCGCCTGGGCATTCCCCGCGAAGACAAGGCCGCGCGCCGCGAATGGTTTGCGCGCAACTACCAGTTCTTCGGCGCGCCGCTCGCGCTGTTCTGCAGCGTCGACCGCCGCATGGGCCCGCCACAGTGGTCCGACCTGGGGATGATGCTGCAGAACGTGATGCTGCTGCTGCGCGGAGAAGGGCTCGACAGCTGCCCGCAGGAGTGCTGGGCGATCTACCCGCAGACCATCGGCCAGTTCATCGCCCTGCCGCCCGAGCGCATGCTGTTCACGGGCATGTCCATCGGCTATGCCGACCGCAGCCGACCGCTCGATGCGCTGGTGACCGAGCGCGCGCCGCTGGCCGACGTGGCCGAGTTCGTCGGCATCTGA